In Leuconostoc kimchii IMSNU 11154, the DNA window ATCTCTGTAAGTAATATTAATCTGGGGAAAGATCAAGAAATTCAAATACATTATCAGGTGCATTTAAATACTGAATCAGATAATTTTAAACCGGATTACTGGTATCAGATGAATGGCAAAACAACATTTACACCGACAAAGGATAGTAACGCTGTAGAATTTGGTGTTCCTTCTGCGAAAGCACCTGGAACGGAGCTAAAGGTTATCAAACAATGGCAAGAGTTGACTGATTCATCGAAGCGACCAGATAGTATTAATTTTGAAGTAACGCGAACTACGAACAACCAATCAAACGATTGGCGGGCAACTGGTACTTTGAGTAAATCGGATAATTGGTCTAAAACTTTCAAACAGTTGAATAGAAATAATCAATCGGTTTCGTTACCAGCTTATGATAACAAAGGTGGAACGTTCAATTATCAGGTGCTAAACGAAAGTACGGATGGTTACGTTTCAAGCATTACTAACAAAATAAATGAGTCAACGATAACAAATACACAATATGGTTTGATTATTGATAAGTATGCAAGTAACTCGAAAAATAAACTCACTGGTGCTGAATTTATTGTTAAATCAACGGATGGCAAGCAGTCCTATACATTAAAAGATAATCAGTTACAGCAACTGACACCAGGGGATTACACCATTCAAGAAACTAAGAGTCCATCTGGGTATCAACTTGATTCTACGGTTTATCCAATAACACTATCGCAAGATGGAAAATGGTCAAGTAGCGGTCAAGGTATTAATGTGAAATCACCAACCACGGATGGCAACGGCTATAAAGATGGTTTTTCTATTGCTACTGACAAATCAAACAATACTGATAAGAATAATGTTGTTAGATTTGTAAAAAATGATACTTTCAAGAAGTTTAATCTGACAGTTAATAAAGTTGACAAAACAACTGGAAATGCGCTTAAAGGTGCTAAATTCACATTAACTGACTCTGATGGCAAAACATCAGTTTACAAAGAAACCGATCCAACGTCGACTTTCACTTTTGAAAATCTTTCATCAGGAACATATACTTTGAAAGAATCAAAAGCTCCTGATGGATACATTGCTAGTAAAGATGTCACAATAATAATTTCTGATGATGGCAGTGTTAAGGTAACTAACAATAATGGCGATTGGAAATCAACTTTACAAAATGATGCAGGTAACAATCAGATTAGCCTAACGGTCAACAATTCAAATAAAACTGTTTTTCCATCTACAGGTGGCACTGGTATTGTGCGCTACATGTTGATAGCTGGTGCCTTTATATTAATTGCCTTGGGTGCTAGCGGTTATTATATTTTCCGAATAAAGCGGGGTAACCGATCATGATTAAAAAAATGATTGTGTTTATCATTACCTGTATTTCATTTGGGCTGCTTAGCTTGCAACAAGACAATTTAAAGGTTTTAGCCGATACTGATAACCAATTTACGATAGAATTGCATCATCAGTTGAGTGTGTATGAATCAAATCCAGTATCCTATACTCCTGGCAGTAACGTAACATTTCAATTGTATGATTTGACGGCTGATTACCAGAAGCATGAAAATGATGAAAATTATTTTGAAAATTTGAAATCTCAAAACCAGGGTATTCAAAATTATATTCAAGACAGTCATATTTGTTTGATAGATACTAAAACTACTGATGCCAATGGACAAGCAACATTTCATGTTTCAAAAAAATATGGAAAAGCTTATCTTATTGTGCAACAAAAAAGTAGCCAACTTGAAAGTGATGGTTTGTCCTATGAGCAAGTTAGTGATCCAGTTGCATTTTCGCTAAGCAATCAAGAAATGGATAAAAACAAGCTTGAAGTTGAGACCAAATCTGCTATTGTGACACGTATACCATATTTTTTTAAATATGGAAAAACCCTTGATCATAAAGAATTACCATTAACAGGTGTCAAATTTGTGTTGTATAAAACGGTTGATAATCAAAAAAAATACCTGACTGATGACAATAGTTGGAAAACCACTGATGACCCACTACATGAGAAAGAAATAAAGAAAATCGTATCTGATGATACCGGTTTAGTTGCTTTGAATAATAGTAAGCTACCCGCGGGTCAATATTATTTTCAAGAGGTTCAAACATTAAAGAACTTTGACATATCTTCTCAGGCACAACACATTAGTGTTAACATTCCAGCAGTCACTAGCTTAGCTAATGTACCGCCAATTACTGTTAATGGCGAGCCATTGTCTAAAGTAGCTGCGGGTGTGATACCTAATGACGTGTCTCAAAATGCCAGTTTGAGGGTTTTAAATTACCAAAAAAAGCAACCGACTAAGCAACCACCATTTAGCTTGCCATTCTTACCAGAAACAGGAATAGCAATTGGTACCATTTCTTTAGTCGGCTTGCTGATTATTTTATTAGTAATATTGATAAAAATTTATAAGAAGAGATTACAATTAAAAAGGAGTTTTAAAAATGAAAAGTAAATCATGGGCACAAATGGCTAATGCGATTTTACTCGTACTTCCTCTTTTAGTAACAGCTATGTTTGGTGTTACTAATGTATCTGCGGACACAACAGACAGTGTTAATGTTACATTACATAAGAGGGTCTTTGATGAAGGACAAGTGCCTGATAGTAAGACCAATACAGGTGAAGTAGACAACAACTTTGGTGGCACGCCATTAGCAGGTGTTACTTTTACAGCTTATGATGTCACTGACCATTATTTGAACTTACGTTCTAATGGCGCTACTGCCGAAAAAGCATCCCAAGAGGTTCAATCGGATGCGACTGATGCTGCGCCAAGTTACGCCTCAAAAATTGCGGAAGGGGTAACGGCAGGAGCTGATGGCACAGTAACTTTTTCAAATCTGAAGTCTAAGGACGGCGACAAAGATAAAGTTTACTTATTTGTTGAAACAAATTCACCAACAACGATCACACAAAAAGCAGCGCCAATTGTGCTAGCACTACCTGTTTATAAGTCAGGGTCAGACTCAGAAATTAATTCTGATGTTCACGTTTATCCCAAGAACGAACAAACTGATGCTATTACAAAAGATTTAAGTGATGAAAGTAAAAAAGATTTGATTGTGACATTGCCTGATGGATCAAAGGTTTATAATGCCACTTATGGTCAAAAATTTGGTTATCAACTACAAATAGCAGTACCATGGAACATTGCGGATAAAGATACATTTAATGTAGTTGATACGCCTAATTTAGGTATTGATGATGATGCTACTACAGT includes these proteins:
- a CDS encoding pilin N-terminal domain-containing protein — protein: MIKKMIVFIITCISFGLLSLQQDNLKVLADTDNQFTIELHHQLSVYESNPVSYTPGSNVTFQLYDLTADYQKHENDENYFENLKSQNQGIQNYIQDSHICLIDTKTTDANGQATFHVSKKYGKAYLIVQQKSSQLESDGLSYEQVSDPVAFSLSNQEMDKNKLEVETKSAIVTRIPYFFKYGKTLDHKELPLTGVKFVLYKTVDNQKKYLTDDNSWKTTDDPLHEKEIKKIVSDDTGLVALNNSKLPAGQYYFQEVQTLKNFDISSQAQHISVNIPAVTSLANVPPITVNGEPLSKVAAGVIPNDVSQNASLRVLNYQKKQPTKQPPFSLPFLPETGIAIGTISLVGLLIILLVILIKIYKKRLQLKRSFKNEK
- a CDS encoding SpaH/EbpB family LPXTG-anchored major pilin → MKSKSWAQMANAILLVLPLLVTAMFGVTNVSADTTDSVNVTLHKRVFDEGQVPDSKTNTGEVDNNFGGTPLAGVTFTAYDVTDHYLNLRSNGATAEKASQEVQSDATDAAPSYASKIAEGVTAGADGTVTFSNLKSKDGDKDKVYLFVETNSPTTITQKAAPIVLALPVYKSGSDSEINSDVHVYPKNEQTDAITKDLSDESKKDLIVTLPDGSKVYNATYGQKFGYQLQIAVPWNIADKDTFNVVDTPNLGIDDDATTVKIAGLTEGTDYTVSATDATDKDGKGFKITFTPTSAGVKAAAGKKLTITYDATLTSAAIPDKEHNNTATLNIGNGSDVTSTPAEGPEIYTGGVKFVKQDKQSAAKLAGAEFQLVTLNANGDKVAYAKQAADGSYTWSSNNNSATTYTSNDQGLVELKGLEYSTKLTDGQSYALVETKSPSGYALLTDPVKFTVTKGSYADNQTITVTNIKKGILPSTGGSGIYLFLIVGMLLMGGAFVWNRRNKKNQNI